A single Vulpes lagopus strain Blue_001 chromosome 3, ASM1834538v1, whole genome shotgun sequence DNA region contains:
- the ASB17 gene encoding ankyrin repeat and SOCS box protein 17, giving the protein MSKSSKLCRKTSCPRSNIFCNLIDKIVKRPSLQFLGQWGYHCYEPRIYRTLAKILRYVDLDGFDILLSDYIAFVEKSGYRFELNFNLEFTEICVNTILYWVFARKGNPDFVELLLKKTKDYVQDRSCNLALIWRTFTPVYCPSPLSGITPLLYVAQTRQSNILKILLQYGILEREKNPINIVITILLYPSRVRIMVDHELVDIQEDAKTCLVLCSRVLSAISIREIETQLSLGRRPIISNWLDYIPSTRYKDPCELSHLCRITIRAQLLTNNMLPNGIFSLQIPVRLQKYLNLES; this is encoded by the exons ATGAGTAAATCTTCTAAATTATGTCGTAAGACTTCTTGTCCAAGAAGCAATATATTCTGCAATCTCATTGACAAAATTGTTAAAAGACCATCCTTGCAGTTTTTGGGACAGTGGGGATATCACTGTTATGAACCTAGGATTTACAGAACCCTGGCAAAAATTCTGAGGTATGTCGACTTGGATGGGTTTGACATACTACTCTCAGATTATATTGCATTTGTGGAAAAATCAGGATACCGTTTTGAACTAAATTTTAATCTTGAATTTACTGAAATATGTGTGAATACAATTCTGTACTGGGTATTCGCCAGAAAAGGTAATCCTGACTTTGTGGAGTTGCTTCTCAAGAAGACAAAGGACTATGTTCAAGACAGAAGTTGTAACCTGGCACTGATATGGAG AACTTTTACACCAGTGTACTGTCCAAGCCCACTAAGTGGCATCACACCTCTACTCTACGTAGCTCAGACAAGACAAtctaatatcttaaaaatactcCTGCAATATGGAatcttagaaagagaaaaaaatcccatcaaCATTGTGATAACAATATTGCTCTACCCTTCAAGAGTGAGAATAATGGTTGATCATGAATTGGTAGACATCCAGGAAGATGCCAAAACATGTTTAGTGCTGTGTTCCAGAGTGCTTTCTGCCATTTCAATCAGGGAAATAGAG ACGCAGCTAAGTTTAGGAAGACGCCCAATTATTTCTAATTGGCTGGACTACATTCCTTCAACAAGATACAAAGATCCATGTGAACTATCACATCTTTGCAGAATAACCATTAGGGCTCAACTACTGACCAACAATATGCTcccaaatggaatattttcactTCAAATACCGGTTCGTCTACAGAAGTACCTGAATTTAGAAAGTTAA